From the genome of Vicia villosa cultivar HV-30 ecotype Madison, WI linkage group LG2, Vvil1.0, whole genome shotgun sequence, one region includes:
- the LOC131652730 gene encoding PWWP domain-containing protein 3-like — translation MGMVETESKEPCGVSSSVAENVIVEVDGSEKVEDEVKGGLGSLKSGKENGAGEKGLSDDGVVVVEVVKSSVFETEVSVLKENDSQVVADSEMNNGVSSVLKTGESDGGVVDEKFDSEGKDEEGKKDEGFDEKIETIEVPIVAISENINSEEGKKDGNSDDIVNFEVPIVETNENIDVGIDDLVDEKYDYSVGDFVWGKIKSHPWWPGRVYNPSDASDFALKLKQKNRLLVAYFGDGTFAWCHPSQLKPFKENFDDMVKQSSTKSFTYAVQEAVDEVGTVLVKKMSSLFVAAGETESEFAPLLANNAGIKEGVFVPESGIERLSAVAIEPAELLSQVKQIAEVVDIASVLELEILKAQLSAFYFSRGGYKLACYEDPKRVIGLEDKDDVDNAVEAPSQGPFEEDFSNLPLSPKSGELRPSPGLSGSRSNRRRKQKSIADIMGEDNDADAKDKEDDVSDDEVLDAIRSRGRKKRKDSDDAVTPKPARKRKELIIETDGKFEMARKESSESKKKSENGKSRRLKKKKEEAVDNEEISDEGNEKENDEGMSEEQSKKGFLSRERKKSKYLSPPFTTSITLMRGKVKPEARSAGPLSPRLSKCNGKALQELELSDSLNDQTQEDEKKTIDPEKVKVPSAEILSKIRNVAVSPQISREGASAAKLEDFIYVMRSSLYREGSLHKAYNKSRRGRKRSKPESELDQSAHVTPIEDSEPAKKRKKTATSISEGKKKARETETGGKKEIDEKSLPAVLFVSFWPGSTLPTTSDLVAVYQKFGALNEEETNMFLTNYTGRVSFLRTCDAEKALSESQKKNPFEPSEVTFQLQYVSSDGSKSGAQHTERSKKSKPSQDKKEDKTPTQKKDKTPTKKKDKTPTQKKDTTPTPTIQSLSDGNEASKLNFIKEKLQGLVSMLESSDDKTPDFKTKIESEVKGLLEEVNKMVESTSS, via the coding sequence ATGGGTATGGTTGAAACTGAATCCAAGGAACCATGTGGGGTTTCAAGTAGTGTAGCTGAGAATGTCATTGTTGAAGTTGATGGTTCAGAGAAGGTGGAGGATGAGGTTAAGGGGGGTCTTGGAAGTTTGAAAAGTGGGAAGGAGAATGGTGCTGGAGAGAAAGGTTTGAGTGATGATGGTGTTGTAGTTGTTGAAGTTGTTAAGAGTAGTGTTTTCGAGACTGAGGTTTCGGTTTTGAAGGAAAATGATTCTCAGGTTGTGGCTGATTCTGAGATGAATAATGGGGTGTCTTCTGTGTTGAAAACGGGAGAAAGCGATGGAGGTGTtgttgatgagaagtttgattcAGAGGGAAAAGACGAAGAGGGGAAAAAAGATGAAGGTTTTGATGAGAAAATTGAGACTATTGAGGTTCCGATTGTGGCGATAAGTGAGAACATTAATTCTGAGGAAGGGAAAAAAGATGGAAATTCTGACGACATTGTGAATTTTGAGGTACCGATAGTTGAGACGAATGAGAACATTGATGTTGGAATCGATGATTTGGTTGATGAAAAGTATGATTATTCTGTTGGTGATTTTGTTTGGGGTAAAATTAAGAGTCATCCTTGGTGGCCAGGTCGAGTTTATAATCCGTCCGATGCGTCGGATTTTGCTTTGAAGCTGAAACAGAAGAATCGGCTCTTGGTGGCTTACTTTGGCGATGGAACATTTGCTTGGTGCCATCCGTCGCAATTGAAGCCTTTTAAGGAAAATTTTGATGATATGGTGAAACAAAGTAGTACCAAAAGTTTTACCTATGCTGTACAAGAAGCTGTAGATGAGGTGGGAACGGTTCTGGTTAAGAAGATGAGTAGTCTGTTTGTTGCGGCCGGGGAAACTGAGTCTGAATTTGCTCCATTGCTAGCGAATAATGCAGGAATCAAGGAAGGTGTTTTTGTGCCTGAAAGTGGCATAGAGAGACTTTCGGCTGTTGCAATCGAACCGGCTGAGTTACTTTCTCAAGTGAAACAAATTGCTGAAGTTGTTGATATTGCCAGTGTTCTTGAGCTGGAAATATTAAAGGCTCAGCTTTCTGCTTTTTATTTCTCGAGAGGAGGATATAAGTTAGCTTGTTACGAGGATCCCAAACGGGTTATTGGACTTGAAGATAAAGATGATGTAGATAATGCTGTGGAAGCACCGTCCCAAGGGCCATTTGAAGAGGACTTCTCTAACCTGCCGTTGAGCCCAAAATCAGGTGAACTGCGTCCTTCCCCTGGGCTTTCAGGAAGTCGATCGAACCGGAGAAGAAAGCAGAAAAGCATTGCTGACATTATGGGGGAGGATAACGATGCTGATGCAAAAGATAAGGAAGATGACGTAAGTGATGATGAAGTTCTTGATGCAATTAGGTCAAGGggtagaaagaagagaaaagatagTGATGATGCAGTGACACCTAAACCAGCTCGCAAGAGAAAAGAGTTGATTATCGAAACTGATGGAAAGTTTGAAATGGCCAGAAAAGAAAGCAGTGagagcaagaagaaaagtgaGAATGGCAAATCGCGgcgtttgaaaaagaaaaaagaagaggcTGTTGACAATGAAGAGATCAGCGATGAGGGGAATGAAAAGGAAAATGATGAAGGGATGTCGGAAGAACAAAGCAAGAAGGGTTTTTTgtcaagagaaagaaagaaaagcaaGTACTTGTCGCCTCCTTTCACTACTTCAATCACGCTTATGAGGGGAAAAGTGAAACCAGAAGCTAGGAGTGCTGGCCCGCTTTCTCCTCGACTTTCGAAGTGTAACGGCAAGGCACTTCAAGAGTTGGAGCTTTCTGACAGCTTGAATGACCAAACACAAGAGGATGAGAAAAAGACTATTGATCCAGAGAAAGTTAAGGTTCCTTCGGCTGAAATTCTGTCCAAAATCCGCAATGTAGCTGTTAGTCCACAAATTTCTAGGGAGGGCGCTTCTGCTGCGAAATTGGAAGATTTTATTTATGTCATGAGGAGTTCTTTGTATCGTGAAGGATCGTTACACAAAGCATACAACAAAAGTCGACGTGGAAGGAAGAGAAGTAAGCCGGAATCTGAACTTGATCAATCTGCTCACGTAACGCCGATTGAAGATTCTGAACCagctaagaaaagaaagaagacagCTACAAGCATTTCAGAAGGGAAGAAGAAGGCTCGTGAAACCGAGACCGGCGGCAAGAAAGAAATTGATGAAAAATCTTTGCCAGCTGTGCTTTTTGTGTCGTTTTGGCCCGGGTCCACCCTACCTACAACGTCTGATCTTGTGGCAGTGTATCAAAAGTTTGGAGCTCTGAATGAAGAAGAAACCAATATGTTCCTTACTAATTATACTGGTCGAGTTTCTTTCCTAAGAACCTGTGATGCTGAAAAGGCATTGAGCGAATCGCAAAAGAAAAACCCGTTTGAACCTTCAGAAGTAACTTTTCAGCTCCAGTATGTTTCCTCTGATGGATCCAAGTCTGGAGCACAACACACTGAAAGATCAAAGAAGTCCAAACCTTCACAGGACAAGAAGGAAGACAAGACTCCGACTCAGAAGAAAGACAAGACTCCGACTAAGAAGAAAGATAAGACTCCGACTCAGAAGAAAGACACGACTCCAACTCCAACCATACAATCTCTGTCAGATGGTAATGAGGCGTCTAAACTGAACTTCATAAAAGAAAAACTTCAAGGTCTGGTCTCAATGCTCGAATCATCTGACGACAAAACACCTGATTTCAAGACAAAGATAGAGAGTGAGGTGAAAGGTCTTCTGGAGGAGGTGAACAAGATGGTTGAATCTACTTCGTCGTGA